In Mycolicibacterium phocaicum, one DNA window encodes the following:
- a CDS encoding alpha/beta fold hydrolase, with the protein MGDELFPFQSRFVELDGHVIHYVDEGSGPVLLMLHGNPTWSFMYRQVIMSLRDRFRCIAFDHPGFGLSTAAAGYGHMPDDHAAVAVAFLDHLGLSDLTLLLHDWGGPIGLRAAEQRPELFSRLVIANTWGWPLNGDFRVELAARLIGGPVGRELTRRSHHALSMMMQAGHRRRRLSPEELTHYCNALPSARRRQAAAVLPEAIIGRRDFFATVERNLIVLEHLPVLIIWADADVALGDKERRRWESTFPDHSTVVLHGAGHFVPSDAPDEYSAAVAGWYNAPRP; encoded by the coding sequence GTGGGTGACGAGCTCTTTCCCTTCCAGAGCCGGTTTGTCGAACTGGACGGGCACGTAATTCATTACGTCGACGAGGGGTCCGGGCCCGTCCTGCTGATGCTGCACGGAAACCCCACATGGTCGTTCATGTATCGCCAGGTCATCATGTCTTTGCGGGATCGATTCCGCTGCATAGCCTTTGATCATCCGGGATTCGGTCTGTCCACCGCCGCAGCCGGATACGGTCACATGCCGGACGATCACGCCGCAGTGGCGGTGGCGTTCCTGGACCACCTGGGACTGTCGGACCTGACGCTGCTGCTGCACGACTGGGGCGGACCTATCGGGCTGCGTGCCGCGGAACAACGGCCAGAGCTGTTCTCCCGACTGGTGATAGCCAATACCTGGGGCTGGCCTCTCAACGGCGACTTCCGCGTCGAGCTGGCGGCTCGGCTGATCGGCGGACCGGTAGGACGCGAGCTGACCCGGCGTTCACATCACGCGCTGAGCATGATGATGCAGGCGGGGCACCGCCGCCGGCGGCTCTCGCCGGAAGAGTTGACACACTACTGCAACGCGCTGCCATCGGCACGGCGGCGCCAGGCCGCCGCAGTCCTCCCGGAGGCGATCATCGGACGCCGGGACTTCTTCGCCACGGTAGAGCGGAATCTGATTGTCCTCGAACATCTTCCGGTGCTGATCATCTGGGCGGACGCGGATGTCGCGTTGGGTGACAAGGAGCGACGCCGGTGGGAGTCGACTTTCCCGGACCACAGCACCGTCGTCCTGCATGGCGCCGGTCATTTTGTGCCGTCGGATGCGCCGGATGAGTA